From Vigna unguiculata cultivar IT97K-499-35 chromosome 5, ASM411807v1, whole genome shotgun sequence, the proteins below share one genomic window:
- the LOC114185448 gene encoding UDP-D-apiose/UDP-D-xylose synthase 2 yields MASARLDLDGNPIKPITICMIGAGGFIGSHLCEKLMNETPHKVFALDVYNDKIKHLLEPDTLPWAGRIQFHRLNIKHDSRLEGLIKIADLTINLAAICTPADYNTRPLDTIYSNFIDALPVAKYCSENNKRLIHFSTCEVYGKTIGSFLPKDSALRQDPAYYVLKEDESPCIFGSIEKQRWSYACAKQLIERLIYAEGAENGLEFTIVRPFNWIGPRMDFIPGIDGPSEGVPRVLACFSNNLLRGEPLKLVDGGQSQRTFVYIKDAIEAVLLMIENPARANGHIFNVGNPNNEVTVRQLAEMMSQVYSKVSGEAPLEKPTVDVSSKEFYGEGYDDSDKRIPDMTIINRQLGWNPKTSLWDLLESTLTYQHRTYAEAIKKVIAKPVAS; encoded by the exons ATGGCTTCTGCGCGATTGGATCTGGACGGAAACCCCATAAAACCAATCACCATCTGTATGATAGGTGCCGGTGGCTTCATTGGGTCTCACCTCTGCGAGAAGCTCATGAATGAAACCCCTCACAAGGTTTTTGCTTTGGATGTTTACAACGACAAGATCAAACACCTTCTCGAACCCGACACGCTCCCCTGGGCTGGTCGCATCCAATTCCACCGCCTCAACATCAAGCACGATTCTCGACTTGAGGGTCTCATCAAGATTGCAGATCTG ACCATTAACCTGGCTGCTATATGCACTCCCGCGGATTACAACACTCGCCCTCTCGACACCATTTACAGCAACTTCATCGACGCGCTTCCTGTG GCGAAGTACTGTTCGGAGAACAACAAGCGTCTCATTCACTTCTCTACCTGTGAAGTGTATGGGAAAACGATTGGAAGCTTCCTCCCCAAAGATAGTGCACTTCGTCAG GATCCTGCATACTACGTGCTGAAGGAGGATGAGTCTCCTTGTATTTTTGGTTCGATTGAAAAGCAGAGATGGTCATATGCCTGTGCTAAGCAGTTGATTGAGAGGCTCATTTATG CTGAGGGCGCTGAAAATGGATTGGAATTCACAATTGTGAGGCCTTTTAATTGGATTGGACCACGAATGGATTTCATTCCCGGCATTGATGGTCCAAGTGAGGGTGTTCCGCGGGTTCTGGCATGCTTTAGCAAT AATCTCCTCCGTGGTGAGCCCCTCAAGCTTGTGGATGGTGGCCAATCCCAGAGAACCTTTGTGTATATTAAGGATGCTATTGAAGCtgttttgttgatgatt GAAAATCCTGCGAGGGCCAATGGACACATTTTTAATGTGGGTAACCCAAACAACGAGGTTACGGTTAGGCAGCTTGCTGAAATGATGTCACAG GTTTATTCAAAGGTAAGTGGAGAAGCTCCCCTGGAAAAGCCTACTGTTGATGTGAGCTCCAAAGAATTTTATGGCGAGGGATATGATGACAGCGACAAGAGAATTCCTGACATGACCATAATTAATAGACAACTTG GTTGGAATCCTAAGACCTCACTTTGGGACCTGCTTGAATCAACTCTGACCTATCAGCACAGAACTTACGCTGAAGCCATAAAGAAAGTGATTGCAAAGCCCGTGGCAAGTTAA